The genomic window AATATATTTCACTTTCTTTATAATCAGACATAAGACCAAATTGACATTTCctattgttaattttgtatttttgaaacGTAATTAATTCCTGTGTTATAAGTGCCTTTATAATATGTAAAATTgtcacaaataaataaataaataaataaataaaacaaatggtatcattatgctttaaaaattaaagtagtAAAAAAGTCGGGCGAATATTTTATTAGcttttaattgtataaataCTGTTAAGATCGAGCAATAGGtgtagtaaaaaaaataaaactcaactGAATGTGACTAACTGGTTGTATTGCAACCAGTCATTTTCCCTAGATATATACTTTGATCTCATTGGGCCCTGGTCCAGGTGATGGCCAGCATGACTAGCGGCATCGTTAGCCATCCCCCTAGGATTGGTAGCCCAGTGGATCCGCTCCTGTATCCACAGGCCACCTGCTGCTCCTCGGTGCCATCGCCAAATGTGCACTCGTTGTCATAGTAATTGCCATAGATGGCAAAGGTCAACAGGTTGCTCACCTCCTGAGATTCCTTGAGGGCAAAGCGAACATCATAGACGTAGCTAGGGATCATACAAATCCATTAAACTATAATCACTTTGATTGGCATTGAGATATCTAGATATTTTACCTATCTTCATGGGGCTTCTGCTGCGACCATTCAAACTGATTCGGCTCCAAGGGCAGCAGATTATCCTGGAGGGTGTCGGGTATCAGCAGGAACTCCCGTGACTCCGGATAGGAGACCGCGATCACCAGACGCGTGAAGGTCACACGGGGCTGCTGGAGGTCACCCTCGGTGGTCAGCAATTTGCCACAATCATCGATGGATTCCCCCGAACAGGTGAACAATCCACAATTACGAATGTAATTGGCATCCACATCCTGTTCGTTGCGCCAACCATCGTAGGTTCCCACACGATAGCTATAGTATACACTACTATCATTCGCCACCGCATTCGCCAGCGATCTCCAGGCAATATCGAAGTTGCAGCAAAAGCTGCCTTGGCAAATGGTTCTATTGATGGTGCCACTTATTCCCTGATCCAACTGCAGCAAATCGGATTCATAGTTCTCCAGATCATCCCGCTTCATGTATAAACTACTGGTTGAGGCCACCTCTCGGTGTTTGATCTCCGGCATACTCCTCCGCACACGCTTTTGTAGGGACCTACTGCGGGTATATTTGGGCACCTGGGCCACATAGATACTCCTCTCACCGGAATCCTGCCTCATGACACTGGTCAAAGTGCCCGAACGTCCGTGAAAAATTCCCGAACCGGTATTTCCAATGGAGGGACGACTGGCTCCAGAAGCCAAGAGATTCACATCGTTGATATAGGCCCAACCCTGTTGGGTTTGAACAGCTAGAAAggaaaataaagagaaatTACCCCTATAGTTATATTTCTTATGTAATATAGCTACTACTTTAAATGcttaaactaattaattaatcaaatatttaaaaagataacaTAATTTACGTCTGAaagttcaataaattaaattcataagACGACATTATTTCTTTCACTGCATTCTTTTATACACCTTTTTATGCGATTTCACATGTCTAAgcaaatacatatattaatatttgtattatttcttcatgcttaagaattcgcgtttttgattttgttaggATATTCTTTAGGGggtttaattattaaacaaataaatatgtcaGCGGTCTgttatatttatcttttttctCTTGTtctaaagaattcgcgttGAATGAGGGAAACAATAAAGTTAAACCCGCTACCAATTTTTCGCTGTGCATAATCGGTTCGCGGCACTTCATCTGGAGGGGTGGCAATCGATTGGCCGCTTGATAAGGGACGCATGTCAATGAACTAGCCCCCACTTAAAGTTCTTTATCTCTCACATTTACTTAATGTCTCACCTGTAAGGAAGGGAAGTTGGGAGAACCACATGACCGGGTAGACAAAGTCCGTGATGCCCTGCTCCACGATGAGCTGGTGAGCGGGCTGGTAGAACAGGATGTCGAAGCAGATGAAGTGCCCGAAGGTGACCCCGAAGTCCGTCTCAAAAGTGCTCAGTTCTGGCCGGAAGGTGATGTTCTTGGCCTCGCCGTACAGATGAATTTTTCGGTACCTGGACACCAGCACGCCCTGCCGATCGAAGACCACATTGGTGTTGAACACATTCAATCCGTTCGAGGCACACGGTCTCGTGTCCTCCGGCACATCCTCACACTTTTGCTTCTCCGTCAGATTGATCACAATGTATTTGCTGGCATTGCGGGCCGCACACGACAGGGTCACCAGGAACTCCTCGTATAGCTCCGCATTTGGGTCACTCAAACAGGGATTTATCAGATCGTCGGGATTGGGCACAAACGTGGTCGAACCCACCGAATTCAGTGTGCTCTCGGGGAAGACAATTATGTCCGTGGCGCTGGCATTCTCAGAGTTTATGATCTCCACATAGCCCTCGAGGGCATCCGACCAGGCCGACAAGCTGAGGATCGACTGGCGGAACTCCACCACTCCGGCCGTATAATAATCCGAATCGGCCAAAGACGCCTGTAAATTGTTAAGAACCAAAACGATAACCATAAAAAGCCAATCAATTAATCTCCGATTAAGGCGTCCTAATCGCGATCGAAGCGTAACGTTTAGTGGCTTCCCAGAAATCCCACCTGCTGACTCATGCCGGACATTAGTCCCAGGATAAGGAACACCAACAAGAGCCGCCACGAGTTCTTCGCCATTTCCGAGTGAATCTGACAATTGCTAATGACTGGCACAGCCTCAGACATGGGGGCTTTTATACCCTCTATAGGTGTCCGTAGGAGTGGCAACCATTTAGCGGGAACTACTTAATCTTATCTGCGAGCACCAAATGGTTCGCTCTTTCCAGAGCTgacaatattttacatttaacatttaacattaacctttaaaaattgttaaaaaccATATGTATTTCTATTAACTCGATTGCGGAAGTATGGAATTAGGTTAAAAAATAAGGTCTTTttctaaacaaaacaattttcaatacAGTATATGGCcacaaaaaaagtatttaaggAAATTCCCAAATACCATTTGCCTTTAAAAAACTaccatttaatataaaatttaggttactacattaaaaaattaaattggattttttaGAAAGAAAAAAGCCAAATTCACAGAAATAGataaaattagcaaataacaaaaaatgcaatacaaagataaacatttaaggggtttgttatttttttgttgttttaaagaatagaCACACAGCCTAATAACACACAATTGGAtattgaaaacttaaaaatattaaacaaattggcATTTCCGGACTTCTTTAGCCTTTTTTTCAGCTAAAACGGCTGCAAAAAGGCCAACTAGGCCAGCACTGGATCGGTTAAATCGGTGAAATTTGGTGGTTTCTTTAGGTAATTCTGGTTTTGCGTTATTCCGGGAGTCATGTCCGCAATTCATGAACACGATTAGTTGGTTGGCTGTACATTGGACTGGCTGCGCTTGggacaaatattttgtttttcgccAGTCTTATCGCCGCACCCCAGACTATCCAAGTCCGATGTTCTGTTGCTTCCCGACTGAACTATATGCTATACTATATACGCCTACTTCTTTATCATCGCActgcaaataaatcaatttatttctcTCGATTCTAACTAcaacattgatttttatttgccctcattaaatgtttgcaatcCATTACCACAATTGGCGAAATAAATCAGAGCTCGGCTGCCAATGTTCGTAATTGCTATAGGTTTTCTTTGATTTCCCTTTGTCTTTATTGCACTGGCAAGTTTCTGCTATCGGGAAGgtattattgtatttattgtgCAAACGTGTGGCTCATAGATTCGCTGACTTCAAGCCCTGATTTGCGGTAGTCAAATAATGAAAGAGTTTTACGACcttttatttcactttaagGTCTTTGATTTTATCTGATAAtatctaatttaaaaacttttatctGAAATTTGAACGTTGCCATTGACAGTTATCagggtttttatatatgttaTCTCCACCTTTCGATGTTATCTTCAATTATGTCTGGCTTTTCTGTCCAATGACACTGGTCAACAAGGTAATGAAGTTACTTTATTTGAACTTTAAaagtataataaaatttaatataaaagaaaaaagggaatacagaataaaatataatttattatctCAAACGATttatatgatatgatatgattgtcttttaataaattgcatttaatcaAGAAAGATACCAAACAATCTAGTGGGGCTCATTGATTCTCCCCCTTGTTGCTTACCAAACGTTGCCTAgtttatttctatatttgcGTATTCTGTTCACTAAGTTTTATCCGAAGTTATCCGTCAGTCAAGGGTATAAGAGGCAGACTTCGCTTGAATCCATCAACTAGCTAATTCAGGCCACAATCTGCCCCATTAAGTTCCCAGTCGACATCATTGGCCCCACTTTGAGCATTATCGGGTTTCTTGCtcctaataaattttttcattttttttttttttgggtactACAACGAAACATTAATAagtgtatatgtatattttgttcAAGCGAAGATAATCCCATCCGCAGATCCCAAACGTGCAGCCATCTCAGGGACTTAATGCACTTCCATACGCTCCACTGCAGACTCAAAGTCCCCGAAAAAGCGTTCCATCTTGTGGGGTGGATGCAACATAAATTCTGTAGAACACCCCTAACAAAGTCTACTTGGCAATCCTTTCCGCTCCGCTATGCTCCTTTTTTTGCGCCCCCAACCTACTATTCCCTAGTACGTTCTTGGTCCTGGCAAATTGATTTGCGGCAAGAAAAAAGCtgggaaaagaaaaaaaaaaaaaaaaaattaaaaaataatgtttgaaaatttcttggtcatatattttaaatacgaaAATTTACCCAAGGGAGTCGAACCgtgcacaaacacacacccacacccacacccatacccacacacacacacaaacacaaccTGTTACCTGCTCATTTATGCGCAAAAAGAAACGAACGGTAAAACACGTTAAAAGCTAAGACGAGGtcccaacaacaacagcaacaacaacaacggcatcAAAACCGTACGAAGGAGAATGGGAAGAAAAGGAGAGAAAGCGCAAAAAGGTAGAAAGGCAAATCTCTTAACAATTATAAACATAACTGAATACTcttgcaaaaaatatatgaacttcggGTATCAAATATCATAATTTATTAGAAAAACGATAACTTGAACGATAGTTAATTATAAGTTATATCGATTAAAtcgaaaaattgtataatattaatattgtttcCAAAACTTTTtctcaatattttaaaacaaatttttatgcacaaattcaaataaatacaaattttttgatttaaaaataagcttTTGATTACGTTGActtaaaaaacctaaaaaaaaatcatcagaaaggcaaaaaattaaacctatcaaaaataaatagtttaatgtAGTGCTCTACCTCcataaactaattaatttgtaGAAGTATGCAACCCCAAATCGATTTGATAACAAATTTATGGTATATAATTACCTAATCAgaaaaaagcaacagcaacaaaggcACAGATTTCTCAGTTATGctttaaagaaaatgattacaaaattatacaaatttatttactttgattattttttaccaacaatagaaaacatatttaatagaGATTTTCTACAGATGCTTGACAATATAGAACAAACTTAGTGAAAAGTTAGGGCAACCCCTTAAGaaggtacaaaaaaaaaggaggcagcttcatttagtttttggcCTGCTCCACatatgcatatacatatatttatttcaggGGCTgattgtgtgggtgtgtgtgtgggagtgtGTTTGAGCGTGTGTGCGGCACTCGTTGCTACTTATGTTTAAGCTTCGTATTTAAGCTTTTTGCACGATTTCCTCTAACAAATGGATTTTCACTTGTTGCCCAGCCAGACGAACGAAACCATCACACACAACCAAACAGAACCAtaacactgagaaaaaattatGTGCGGGGTATTCTATAActgttttatttaacatttataaatttatttaatatttaaataaaatataaaattttatatgttttttactCTTTTCAAATAAAAGCCAGAATTTATCATCATTTTACCTGTTCAGGGAAGACAAgtgaacaaaaaatttgtattaatattttgatcaTTTAAGCCGTTTAACTGAAGTTcctaagcattttttttttcgtttgtttttacataaattgttaaaatgtaCATGTTTGTTTAATGATATTTCAAATGTACCattattttttctcagtgtgcTCTCGTGTGTGGCCTTGTTGTCAGGCTCGTTTTTTGTAGATCTCCTTCCTGGACTCCTTTTCCTCGTTTGCCTTGgctaacaaataatttaatttcttggGTCGTCTTTTATACTTATATTCTTTGCTTCTTTTTTCTAGCCATTTTGGTTTTGGTCCTcggcattatttttttttttgcggatAATCAGGAGGCCAGGACTCTTGACTGCCAGGACATTCCGTTTATCGATGACCGGGAATGAATGCTCTCTCAATCATTGATTAGTCAGGCAACGAAATCATATGGAATGGCAGGAAAATGAGTTGGGGGGGGGAATGCTTTCACAAACAAGCAAAGTTGAGGCCTCGTGACTTGGGGGCAGATTTTTGTCTGCTtgattaattgcaattttgttGTGCCCTGAGCCCGGCAATTTGTTAGGCAGGAAAATAGAAGGCGGATGTTTGCCACCACATATACGCATGTGTATGCAAACTAAAAAGTATTATTAATGATGCCCAACAAAAATGGGAAGGCGGAAAAAACGGGCAAACGTGGCGGCACTTCTCAGTCAGTTTTTCTGCATTTGACATCGCTCATACGACGCGTTGTCTGAGATTTATGCCGGGACCAGAATTCGCCGAAAAGTGGCTAAAGGGTGTGAAGTGACTGACTGGCTGATTAATAACAAACGCTTAAATTCGGCAAACACAACGtcacacaacacaacacagaAACACAACAACCAGCCACAAAAACCAGTGACGAattattacgtatacgcactCGAAAAATGAACTGTATTCACAcactcatacacacacacacacacacacacacacacacacacacacacaacaaacGAGTGGGTGGAAAAGCTTGAGAAATGTGCTTACATGTGTGCGATTAGCCGCTTTCTGTGGCAACATAAAATACCCAAGGACAAAGTGGAATTGCAGCGAAATTTAAGTAATATTGTTGCAAAATTTACTTCACATACATGTTCAAATCGAAGCAAAatttaaggaatatttaagcaaaataaaatagaaccTCAGGAATTAAGGCAAAACTGAAGTAAATTGGTGCTAATATAAGGTAAAATTAAACCtgattaaaacttaaataaaatgcaaatttacctaatttaaattaaaacaacattaGTTTggatacaaattaaatgatttgtAAGCACATTCCCACACACTTAATCAAATCTTGTATTAGAGGTGTTTTCAATGCTCGCGAGGCCATGGGAATTTGTCAAATTTAAGCAGAAGTTCAGTGTTATTGAGCTGTTGAGTTAATCCTTTGTATCGGGTAATTGTCACTGGATTTTCCCGTCCCTTTGGCAGACCCTGCCCCCAAGGCTGTACTTATAGTATATAGCTGGGCATGTCAGGCCTCTGATTTATAGCCGTGTATGTGGCACGACCTCCCCACCAACCGACTTGGTTTAATAGCCTTAAACGCGCCGGCTAATAAGTTTTCGCAGCACTACTACTCGCACATATCCGCAAAAGCCAATGACTTGGCGTTTGCCTTTTGCTCTTCGAGATTTATTgacatataaatttaatgcCGGCCATCTGAATCCCCCAAGCCCCCCAACTCCCCCCAACCCCCCACCCCAACCACTATGCTTCAATTCCATCGACCAATCCCACCTCACAACAAAGTTAGGAGCAGTTGATTGAATGCGCTTTACTGCCTGGATTTCCGTTAGTAAATTGAAAAAGCTCTGAGGGCAAAAGACTCgtacgcaaaaaaaaaaaggggaggtgaaaaaaaagaagacaacTTAAATTGAAAGTGAATCCTTTTGGCAGGACAACACCTCACCTCGCCAGCAATATATTCTATTTGTCGGATTAGGATTTGCCGTAAAGCGGACTTCAATTTGTGATAATTGAAAGTCCCGAATCGATTGGACACTGCAAATTGCATAATTGGGTCAGCAATTTGCCAAGATCGCAacttttttggccaatttcCTCAGTTACAGTTGCAACCTGGAATTCCATGAATAAATGGCTAAGAAATGGCAATACCACATTATCATCAAATACATTTGAATTATTTGTTACTATTGTTTTCCCAAAggaaattggtttaaaaatgtagGCCTGAAAGAATActtaaaaatgaaacattaaatgtgtaaagaaattaataaagacTTAATTAAGaacaacaattaattaatctataatttattgtccaaaattgtttaaatagatttttatttcaagttaagtaaaattttttttatatttttgaaatttacaGTTAAGTGTATGTTAAAAGTGTGTTCAAAAAacgtattttaattaaacaaatgtcCAAAGGTTATGAGATGTTTTACGTTTATAATGccgttttatataaaaaggggattattttaaattttttaagatgAAAATTCCCATAAAATGGGGAAGACGGAAATTATGTCTTTgcagcatacttttaggcaccATTTTGAAAAGACTTAAAAACGCCAGAGGATTTGATGGCACCCCTGAGAATTTTCTCATTTCTTGACAGCATCGACTTTACCTGTGTGTCTTGTGCACCTTTTTCAATGTCAGCGAAATGCAGCGagccaaaaataaagtttgcAATTTCCCAACACCCAGCCGCCCACACTCAATTTACCACCCACACCCCCCGCCCCCCCAAAAGGCTCGACAGCAATGGGACTTTTCAATAGACAGAATCAAGCGCCATTAGTTTGACTGATATCGAATGGAGAAGGAATCGAATTGAATGGAAAGGAATGGAATGTCAGACCGCCATGCATGAAATGGATGCCCACGACAGGCAGGCAGGTGAATCCAAGGGAAAGGTGAAAGTGCACACCCCTCCCCCACCCCCTCACAAGATGCAAGAGCCATAAGTCACGAGCAGTACGACAAGGTCTcgaaattcaattcaatttcttAGCTCATGAAACGGCGCCAAAGCCGCGACTTTTTTTCAACCCGCAATGCAGCAATCGTGACGCAAATCTGAACACGACAAAACACTTGACTAAATACGCCAATATGGCCAATGCaatgtatttatgttttattgaATAGCCAACCGATGCAATTATTAacagcaaaataaattgatgTTCTAACaaagaacaaacaaatatatataatatatacccaaaaaaaacaatgccaaaaattcgatttatttaattaaagttcacataattgtttttatttaaacaaaattcagCCACAGTTGTGATTGCAATTTATTGGGattatctattttattatttattattcatgtATCTTTTTTGTAGATATttgttattgaaataaaataacttaatatttgATAATAATGAATCTTTATAATTCTTTATGGAgtcattaataataaatataatatatatatatttaatatttataaatgctGCCATATTTTTAACcacttttatttctttcatATACTTTTTTGACTACATTTTTTGTGGCTAATTAAACATAAGCAGCTAGTAATTAGAAGCACCAGTTTTGTGCAGCTCTAATTGCCAAATTTCTGGTgaattttcccattttccgccTGCCACATTGCACCCACAATTCTTTGGCCCTGGTTTTTCCCGCTTTCCACCAGATTTTCCACCAGATTTTCCACCTCCTTTTTGCTCGTAAGATGTCGTCTGGCAAAGGTTCAATGCAGTTCAGTAAATATTATGCTAAATTGAGATAATTTGTTGACTGAaatactcacacacacacacacactgtaACTCACAAACACTACGACAGTCGAACAGACAGGGAGCGTGTCGCCATTTTGGCTCCTGGCGTGTCCTTGCCATGGCTAAAATGGATTTGcatgtaaatttgttttcgcCTTATAGTCGCAAATTTTTTGCTCGATTTTGCACATTCTCTAGATTTCTATCGTAATTGGCGGCTTGTTATAGGCAATACGTGGGCGGGAAAGGGGGGAAAATCGAGGGGCGGGGGGGTTGTTACGCTGGGTGGAAAATTCTTACACACAGACAGACTAGTTGCAAGcatgctgtttttttttcgggcgGAAGTATCAGCACCAGTATCCTTGTCGATTGTGTCACTCCTTTATTCAAATTTGCAACCTTCGCAACGATTTACTCCTATTTTCTTGGAAATTTTTATCGACTTCTAGTTGGAGTAAATATAGCTTAAACAGGATTTGCCAAGAAGACTATaacgtttaataatttaaattaatattacttCTAATATTACTAagcaataaacttaaataaattacatttaaaaagcttttactcatttttatattgcatttaatacatttgaaaaaaaaaaaaaaaacaaaaaaaaattgttaaacattttaaaacagctttaaaaaatgaccatatttttctttatttttttaagactaTTTAACTTGGTTAGTGGTTTTCGTAGCCACGCACTTTTCaccaaatacaaaaacataacATTCCTTGGCTTTTgttcaattatatttcataGCTGCATGTTCAGTTTCTTgaaaacttttgtaaaatcaattaaaattttcattattttgcTGTCATGTAAACTTTGATTCTGACATCTAGACTAAACTTTcataatcaaaacaatttttaattggttaTCTGTCAAGAGAACGAAAACCAATCGGAAAGTTTCCGATGGGCAAGCTTGCTTCCGGAATTAAGCGATGGTATTTTTTGTGGTACCTGCTACGTACTTCGCGTGATTTGGCGCAATTTTGTGCAGCATCAAATATGCGGAAATTTTGGGTTGGCCGATGAATTACTTGAAGAACATATTTCGAGGCTTGccattgttattaaatatttcgcTTGCCGTCTCCCCGCTGccgaaaaaggaaaatatgaaGTTATTTTATGGTATATATAGAACATATatcattatat from Drosophila gunungcola strain Sukarami unplaced genomic scaffold, Dgunungcola_SK_2 000086F, whole genome shotgun sequence includes these protein-coding regions:
- the LOC128264951 gene encoding vanin-like protein 1, whose product is MAKNSWRLLLVFLILGLMSGMSQQASLADSDYYTAGVVEFRQSILSLSAWSDALEGYVEIINSENASATDIIVFPESTLNSVGSTTFVPNPDDLINPCLSDPNAELYEEFLVTLSCAARNASKYIVINLTEKQKCEDVPEDTRPCASNGLNVFNTNVVFDRQGVLVSRYRKIHLYGEAKNITFRPELSTFETDFGVTFGHFICFDILFYQPAHQLIVEQGITDFVYPVMWFSQLPFLTAVQTQQGWAYINDVNLLASGASRPSIGNTGSGIFHGRSGTLTSVMRQDSGERSIYVAQVPKYTRSRSLQKRVRRSMPEIKHREVASTSSLYMKRDDLENYESDLLQLDQGISGTINRTICQGSFCCNFDIAWRSLANAVANDSSVYYSYRVGTYDGWRNEQDVDANYIRNCGLFTCSGESIDDCGKLLTTEGDLQQPRVTFTRLVIAVSYPESREFLLIPDTLQDNLLPLEPNQFEWSQQKPHEDSYVYDVRFALKESQEVSNLLTFAIYGNYYDNECTFGDGTEEQQVACGYRSGSTGLPILGGWLTMPLVMLAITWTRAQ